The following is a genomic window from Amycolatopsis cihanbeyliensis.
CGAAGTATCCCGGCAGTCCTTCGCTACCAGCCTACCCGTCGACTGAGCGGAAGAGCTGCCCCGCCAGGGCGTTTCCTATGTTCGCTTCCTGCCGTGTTCCCGGTCCCGGTCGAACCTGTCGGCCGCGGGTCGAGCGACGAAAAGCAGATCGACATCGCGCCTGGATACAGGCCTGTCATCGGGCAGGAAGCGCGGCTCCTTATCGCCGCAGCCAGACCATGATCGGTGCCGGGATGACGGTTTCTCGGTAGGTGATGGTGAGCTTGTCGTTGCGGGTGGTGCGCCCCGCCGTACTTGAACAGGTGGTAGGACCGCTCCACCACGATCACCCGCACAGCAGTTCTCAGGCGCCGAAGCCGCGTGGCGCCGTCGCTCGGCTGACATGATGCGCGGCGTGACGGACGACATCAGTAGCAGGCTCTGGAACGCCGGCGTGAGTACTCAGGACGATGCCGTCGCCGGTGAGAACTATCAGAACGCCGTCCTGGAGCAATACAAGCTGTACGTGGAGATGGCGGACCGGGTCAGCGCGCGCCGGGCGCTTGCCAACACCTTCTTTCTGGCCCTCAACACGTCGATCTTCACCGTCATCGGCGTAGCGTGGCCAGCGAGGCTGGTGGCCACGCCGTGGTGGCTCGTCATCCCGCTAGCGGCGCTGCTCGCGGAGTGCGCGGCCTGGTTCTACCTGGTTCGCTCGTACCGGCAGCTGAACACGGCCAAGTACCAGGTGGTCGGAGCGCTGGAAGAACGGCTTCCGGCGTCGCCGTACTGGAAAGCGGAGTGGGTGGCACTCGGCGAAGGGCGCGACCGATCGAGGTACTGGCCGCTGACGCACCTGGAGCAGTGGGTACCGGTCCTGTTCGGTTCGATCTACTTGGCTGGATTCGTGGTCGCTCTTGTTGCCTGAAAGGATCGTAGGCCCTGACCACCTCTGGTAAGACGGATCTGTGCGAGAGCGATTACGGTTGGCTGGCGAGGTGGTGATGAGGGCGCTCGCCTATTCGGGTGAGAGCCGGACGCGGCTCTATGATGATCTTGCGTCCCGCTACTTCGAGGCCTGCGGCGCCACGGACACGATGCCGATCCAGACCCTGGCGCGCAGGGCATCGGAGGAACGCACGCAGGCCAACCTGAGCCTGCCAGCCGAGGTGGCACGGCTGGTGGACCAACAGAAAGACCTGAACCATCGGCCGATCGAACTTCCGGACGGCTACTTCAGTTTCGTCGTCGAGGACGGGCTGGTGCATTCGAAGGCAAACGACGGGTTGGTGTGGACGCTGCCGTTGAGCGTGTCCATCCCGGCGTGGGAACAGGTTGCCGACGACCGGGACATGCCGCGGCTGTGGGTGCTGGACGACGGTGAAGGCAACGGCTACTCGCGATGGTTGTCGCTGCCCGACCTGATCGCGGCCGGCGGCTTTCCGCGGATGCAGGACGCTCGCGACGTGCTGAGCACGGGGACACGCCATGGTCACTTTTACGCCTTCGTCTCACATCGATGGCGTAGCCCCACCCACCCAGACCCGGGCGGGCACCAGGCACGCCTGGTCGCGTGGCGGCTGTTCGGCGCACTCTGCGAGGCGGTACGGGCAGCACACCGACGTGGGCTGCACAACCCGCGCCAGGTGGCCAGGCGGCTTGACGTACCCATCGGGCCCGCGGGATCCCCGCTCGCCGAGAGCATTCTCGTCAACGTTCTGCGGGATGCTCTCGACGAGAGCTCCCTGGCCGACGCGGCCGTGGAGGTCACGTCGATCGCCGGACACGTGGACGATCTCGGCGCCGCGCAGGCCCGCTCGGACGGCGGCCTCACCCACCTCGCCGAACTCGTCGCAGGCCTACCGATACTGCGTGCGCTGCTGAGGCACCTGCATGTCTGGTACGACTACACCTGCATGCCGCAGGCCCCGCGCACCGCCGAGGAACAGGCGATATTCGACCGTACCCTGCGACGCCTGCTGGCAGTGCAGTGCAGTGCGCGCACACTCATCCTGCTCGACGACACCCTCGACTATCTCGGCCGGGCGTGGTGCAACCTCGAGTCGAATACCGCCGTCCGGCTGTCCGGCATGGTCGACATCGTGTCGTTCGATGAAAAGCCGCGCCTCGGCAGGCAGCGCGAGCCGTATGACCTCATGCGTCTCGTCGGTGACCGGCAACAGGTGGCCTGGCGCGGCGTGCTGGACACCGAGGTGTTTCGCGTCCAGTCACCCGAGGAATGCATGCGCAGGCTCGAGCTCGCCATGGCGGATCCGGGCGATCTGCCCTTCCTCTACAACGCCCTGCGATCTGCGGTCCACGCTCCGACCAGGGACGCCGGTGAGACCAGTCTCGTCACCGGCGTCCTACCTCTACCCACCGTGGAAAACGGCGGGCTATTCCTCGTGCCGGACTACCGGCAGCGGCGGCAGCGGCCCGTTGAGGAGCCGCCACCTCACGTCGTCGGGTCCCTCGACATCCACTTGAACCTCGACGATGTCGAGATCGCGCCGTCGTACCAACCGCTCGCCCATGCGGCGCGGCCGTCGTGTCACATCGCCGTTCTCGCCGCCTGCGAGGGTGAGGCTATGGTGCTCACCGCAGCGGTCCTGCGCGCGAGAGACGAGCTGGAGGTCCTGCTGAGCGCGCGAGTCGCCTCGACGAGTTGGCTATCGGTCGATCCCGTGCCGGTCGGCCATCGCAGCGACGGTGCCCTGCGTTCCGTCCCGACTACCGCGGACCTGTGGGCGATCGTCCGCCGCCGTAGCCACCGCGCTGATGACGACGTCACTGAAGCACTGGCTCGCATGCTGGAGGACGCGGGCACACCTGCCGTGCACATCGAGATCGACCGGAAGAACGACAATGTCACCGTCGTGGCCGCCGACCAGGTGGCCGACCGGCCGCACAGCCTGGTCGTACGCAACAATATCCACCTACCTCACCATCCCCAGGGGTTGCAGTACCGCCATCTCATGCGCCACCTCCTGCAACCGAAGCTGCCGATCAATGAGTGACGCCCTGTTCAACGCGCTGGCCGCGGCACACCACAGCGGTGACGATCTGACCTTTACGCGGCTGTGCGAGGAGAACGCCCAATGGATCGCCGCCAACTGGGTCACCTGGTCACGGGTACCACCGGAACTCCGTGAACAGATGAAAGCTGATCCGGCGCAACTGCAACGCAGCGGCCAGCTTGTCTTCCGCATCGCGGCTGAACTCGATCTCATCGGCTACCGGCAACCGATGGACCACATGCGGGGGGCCACTGGCCCGTCTCCCGTCGTGCGGTTCGAGAACACTGTGCACGAGGCCCGGCAACGTGCGGAGAACGGCGAACACGAGGAGTGCAGGTCGTTGTTGCTCGACGCCATCGGGGAGCTGGAAGGAAACGCCGGCGCGGAAGCCATTCTCGCGCAGGGCCACGTCGAACTCGCCATGGCCGATGCCCGGCTCGGCGACCTGCCATCCGCGATCGACCATCTCCACACGGCCCGCGACCTCGAACAGCGGGCTGGACACGTGTACCACCTCACGTCCGCATCTCTGCTTGACGCGTTCACCGTCGCGCTGCGCCGCGACCCCGAGACCATCGCGGTACGAGACACCATCGCTCACGCCCAGATGCTCAGCGACATCGGACAGTTCGCCGAGAGCAACGCCGAGCTCGCACGACTAGCCCGCAGCGATCACTATCTCGGCAAGGTGTACGGGCTCACCGGACTCAACCACTTCCGGCTCGGCGATCTCGCCGCCGCACATGACTACACCTCACGTGCGGTGGCAGAGTGCGAGCGCGCGGGCGACCGGGCGGGCGTGACGATCTACACCACGAACTTGCGGGCGATCGAGCGCACCAGTTGACCACCGATACGACCAATTCGCGTAACGAGTTGCGCCTACAGCACGCCGACGTTACCTGGCCCACCTTCACTGGGACAAGCTGTGGGTGGGGCATGTGCGAACGATGTTCGAAGCCTGTTCCTGGCCCCGCATGACCGACTCGGCTCATCGTTCGGGTATCCTCCCTTCCGGTCAGCTATCACACCAGCCGACCTTGGTGCACCCGCCTTCCACACTTCGCCTCCGCACAGTCGCGGCCGGTGCGGGCCACGGTTTCCGGCGCCTTCACTGACTGGGAATCGATGACGACCGCGACCGCGCTCGGCAGGTAGCGGTCGAGGGCGTGGCCGAGGACGGTGCGGGAGGAGACGCGGGTGCCTTTAACGGCTGCCGTCCCAAGCGCTCACCCATGGCTATCACCTCCAGCCGTCGAGGGCGGGTCGTCGCCCGGGTCCTGCTTCCCCGGTGAGGTATCAGGTCTTCCGCAGGCAGCAGGGCCTCTACGTAGCGGGCGACTTTCTTGACAGCGACAGGAGCGGCAGCGCCGATTCCGAACGCGATCAACCCACTGTTGATGATCCCGGCGGTGGCGACCGCGGCTGTGGTCACTCCAGCGATCCCGAGATTGACCAAGATCGACGCCGCATAGACACCACCAGGTCCTCAGGGCTGAGCCTAGGGCCAGCCCTTGACCCGCCGGGTCGCCTCCACGAACAGCACGCCAAGGTTCGCCACCGCACCCAGTACACCCCACACCGCCGCCGCGACATCAAACGGGAACAGCGGGTCCACCCCACCTCGGCTACCTGGCTCGCCTTACCGTTCCACCACAACCGCCACCAGGCAACCACCACGGCAAACCTCGCCGATGCCCCGGCCGAGACCGAGCGTTACTCGGGTGAGTACGTCAAGGCGGGAAGTTTAATGATAACACAATGCGACAAGACGTTACTTTCCGTCAGCGCGATATTTCTAATGGCTACCGACAGATCGGACGCCGAGGAGGACTCGGGGTGTGGCCTGCGGCGGAAGGCCGAGGGGCGGGGGAGTGCACCTTCCGCCGCAGCCGGGTCCAGTCAACGACGGATGATCTTCGATATCCAGAGCGTGCGTGCGGCGGCTACGCGGCGCGAATCAGGCCTCGTCTCCGCATGCCAGCGGATCAGCGAGAACCCGATGTCGGAAGGCAACATCCGGCTTTACGTTGACGAGTGCCCGAGCACAAGCGATTGGAGCCTGTTTCTGAACCCCGCCTGTGCGGGTCGTGTGCTCCGGGTGGGTGGTCCTGCGTGATTGCGCCCTGGGGATGGTGGTCGTGGCGACACACTGGTGTCCGTGTCGGATGGGGCGGGTGTTCGTAACGAGGCCGATGGTGGGGTGGCTGGTCCGGTGGTGCAGGCCGGGTCGATCCAGCACGTCTCGCTGACCGGGGCAGGTCAAGCTGAAGTTGGTGGGCCTCAGTCGCCGCCGCGGCAGTTGCCGTTGGCGATCCGGGATTTCACCGGTCGTACCGAGCATGTGGCTGCGCTGGATGCGCTGGTACCTGGCGATGAGGCGGGTGCGGGTGCGGTGGTGGTGTCGGCGGTGGATGGTGCGGCGGGGATGGGGAAGACCACGCTGGCGGTGCACTGGGCGCATCGGGTGCAGGATCGGTTTCCCGGCGGCACGTTGTATGTGAATCTGCGCGGTTACGGGCCGGGTGATCCCGCCACGCCGGGTGAGGTGCTGGAGGGGTTCCTGCGTGCGCTCGGGGTTGCGCCCGAGCGGATCCCGGTGGGTGTGGAGGCGCAGGCGGGGTTGTTCCGGTCGCTGCTGGCCGGACGGCGCGTGTTGATCGTGTTGGATAACGCGAATAGTGCGGGGCAGGTGCGGCCGTTGCTGCCTGGTAGTCCGGGGTGTTTGGTGGTGGTGACCAGCCGGGACAGTTTGACCGGGTTGGTGGTGACCGAGGGCGCGGCCCGGTTGACCCTGGATTTGCTGACCGAGCCGGAGGCGGTCGCGCTGGTGGGCGGGATCGTGGGGGCGGAGCGGGCGGCGGCCGAGCCGGGCGCGGTGCGGGAGTTGGTGCGGTATTGCGGGCGGTTGCCGTTGGCGGTGCGGATCGCGGCCGGGTACGCCGCCGCCCCGCACACCACCGTGGGTGAGGTAGTGGCGGAGCTGGCGGATGAGCGGTCCCGGCTGGAGGTGTTGAGCCGAGGTGGGGATGAGCGGGCGGCGGTGGAGTCGGTGTTCGACTGGTCCTACCAGCGCCTGGACAGCACGCAGGCGTTGGTGTTCCGGCGGGTGGGGTTGCATCCGGGGCCGGAGTTCTGTCTCGAGGTAGCCGCCGCGGCCACCGGCCTGGACCTTCCAGTGGTACGGCGGGTGCTGGGTGGGCTGGTCGAGGCGCATCTGGTGGAGCCGGTGGGGCGGGGCCGGTACCGGTTGCACGACCTGTTGCGTGCCTACGCCGCCCATCGCGCCGCCCTCGACGACCTGCCCGGCCAGCGCGAGGCTCTCCGGGAGCGGGTGTGGCAGTGGTACGCCCACCACGCCAAAACCGCCCACCAGGTCCTGCACCCCGCGCACCGCGACTGGTATCCCGCGCTGCGCCTGGACACCGACACCCGCCCGGAACTGGACCTCGGCGACCCCGCACAAGCATTGGCGTGGCTGGAGGCGGAGCAGGACAACCTGGTGGCGGCGGCCCGCGACGCCGACCGGCACGGCCACCTCCCCCTCACCCTCCTGCTCACCACCACCACCGGATGGATCCTGTTTCGGATGGGGCGGTGGGAGGACCGGCTCGACCTCCACCAGCGGGCGGTGGCCGCGGCCCGCCGCGGCGGGGACCGCACCACCGAAACCTCCGCCCTGCTGGATCTGGGCCAAACACAGCGGGCCCCTGGGCGGTGGCAGGACGCGCACGAGACCCTCCTGGCCGGGCTGGCGCTGGCCCGCGACCTCCACCACCCAGCACTACAGGCCGGTGCGCTCGCGGACCTCGGTTGGGTGTGCCTGGATCAAGGGCACTACACCCAGGCGCGGGAGTACTTGCTGGAGGCGTTGCCCCTGGCACCCGGTGCCCAGCACGGACGCCTGGAGGGGGTGATCGAGGGCAACCTCAGCGAAGCGTGCGCGGGGCTGGGTGACTACCGCCAAGCCCTGCACCACGCCGAGCGCAGCCTCCCCCTTCGCCGCCAAGCCCACGACCGCCAAGGCGAAGCCATCGCGCTGCACCAGCTCGCCCGCGCCTGGCACGGCCTGGGCGAGCACCCCGAGGCGATTGCGCTGTGCGAGCAAGCCCTCCACATCGAAGGCCACCACCGCAGCCCGGACGTCACCGCTGGGATTTTGGACGCCCTCGGCGCCTGCTTGCGCGACACCGGCCACCGTGAGCGGGCCTTGCGCTGCTGGCGCGAGGCCCTGGACCTCTACCACCAACTCGGCCACCACCACGCCGACGACCTCCGTGACCGCCTGCACGCACTCGAAGCCACCGACCCCGGACTGCCGCGATCGCACTGACGTCCAGTTCTGTCCACTTCTTGAGGGTGATCAGGGCACTGAGCGGTCTCCGATCGTGCGCCATGATCGTGATCGTGGGACGCGTTCCAGGTCCAGGGCGTTCCGCAGCGCGGTCGGCGACCGTGGTGTGCGTTCCGAGGCGGGTGGCAGGCTCGCGCTGATCCGCTCGACGCTTGACCGCGGTCGCGGTCGCGGTCGTGGTCAAGCGTGCTGGTCGTGGGCTTTGTCCGCGGTACAGTAGCGGGCACAGAAATAAATCCCAAGGGACGCTGGCGCAACCCGTTCACCAGGAGAAACTGCCTAATCGACGTGGAAGTCATGTGACGTGTCGATCATGCCGTTTGCTCCTGATATGCAAGATCACCGACGGCGTCAGAAGCTTAGAAAATTCGACAAGTGCCGCGCCGACGCGGATTCTGGCGATATTGAGCACTGGTGTCGCAACGAACCACTGATCAGCTGTCGAGGCATTGACCGGGGTGTCGGGCGGGGATGGCTTCGGGTCGGGAGGAAGGCATCGCCACCTCACTACGGTGGCTGTCGTTTCGGTGTGCGCAGATGCCGTGGTCCGGTCGTCATGGGTGGTCGGTGAAACGCAGGACTTCACTACTCCCTTGCCTGGAGATTTCGATGGCATGCTCCCTGCCCTCGCCGACGAATCCCATCGGGAAGGTTGCCGTCTCGGTCGGCTGAAGGACGAACATGTCGCGTTCGACCGTGAACTCGCCGTCATCAATTATTTCAAAACGATGCGTGCCGTCCATGGTCCCAAAGATGTAGAAATCCTTGTATGACAACTGCTTCGGTGCGTTGTTGGTTAAGGTGACGTCGACTGCCCATGCCGGCGAGGAAGGTTTGCGTTGCGCCGTGGCGCTGCTGGTGAATGTGCGGAAGTTGTCGACTTTGACGGTGTACTCACCTTGATGGGTTTCGCCGAATCGGTATGTCTTGGCGTTGGCTTCGGGGGATGTGCTGGGAGACTGGCTGCTGGCAACGTGGTCCTGGTTGAGCTGTGGGCCTTCTTCGCTGCCGCAGCCAGCCAAGAGCGCCATGATGATCGGACCGAGGAGCGTAACGAGGTAGGATTTCTTTGAAAGGGTGCCCTTTCGAGATGTGACGTGTGCAGTGACCGTCAACGCTATTTTCCCCCTTCCGTGTACGGGTTACGGAATTTGAGTCCAGGAACATGCGACAGTTCAAGGATTCCCGCCGCCTTAGTGGTCACCGTGGCCCCGCTAGCTACCGAGTGGAGAACTCCGTTATAAACAAGATCCCAGACTCGCCGGTCGACTTGTAGTTCTTCGAAGCTGCGTTCCACCGCGCGTTCTCCGTCGGAGAGGTACAAGTGGAAAGTGGTGCCGCCGTGCGAGACGTCGATCTTGGTGAGTTCGTAGAGTTTGACGAAGTTGCTCTTGGTTACGCCCCAGCGCAGGCGCTGAACCTGCAACCAATCGGCTCCTGCGGAATGGACGATTGTCGAGAACGGGCCGCCGATGAGGATCGTGAAGACGATGATGAGGATCCATGACTGCCACCACAGCAGCCACTCAAACGGTGAGTCTCCATCAAGAAGCCCCAGGAGGCTTCCGCCGATGACGAGGAAGCCAAAGGCGCCGAGCGTGGTCAGGTGGCGCATGCGCTTGTTAGGGCGGTGCCACGCCAGTGTAGGTCCCATGCCAGGAGGA
Proteins encoded in this region:
- a CDS encoding RipA family octameric membrane protein — encoded protein: MTDDISSRLWNAGVSTQDDAVAGENYQNAVLEQYKLYVEMADRVSARRALANTFFLALNTSIFTVIGVAWPARLVATPWWLVIPLAALLAECAAWFYLVRSYRQLNTAKYQVVGALEERLPASPYWKAEWVALGEGRDRSRYWPLTHLEQWVPVLFGSIYLAGFVVALVA
- a CDS encoding ATP-binding protein, yielding MSDGAGVRNEADGGVAGPVVQAGSIQHVSLTGAGQAEVGGPQSPPRQLPLAIRDFTGRTEHVAALDALVPGDEAGAGAVVVSAVDGAAGMGKTTLAVHWAHRVQDRFPGGTLYVNLRGYGPGDPATPGEVLEGFLRALGVAPERIPVGVEAQAGLFRSLLAGRRVLIVLDNANSAGQVRPLLPGSPGCLVVVTSRDSLTGLVVTEGAARLTLDLLTEPEAVALVGGIVGAERAAAEPGAVRELVRYCGRLPLAVRIAAGYAAAPHTTVGEVVAELADERSRLEVLSRGGDERAAVESVFDWSYQRLDSTQALVFRRVGLHPGPEFCLEVAAAATGLDLPVVRRVLGGLVEAHLVEPVGRGRYRLHDLLRAYAAHRAALDDLPGQREALRERVWQWYAHHAKTAHQVLHPAHRDWYPALRLDTDTRPELDLGDPAQALAWLEAEQDNLVAAARDADRHGHLPLTLLLTTTTGWILFRMGRWEDRLDLHQRAVAAARRGGDRTTETSALLDLGQTQRAPGRWQDAHETLLAGLALARDLHHPALQAGALADLGWVCLDQGHYTQAREYLLEALPLAPGAQHGRLEGVIEGNLSEACAGLGDYRQALHHAERSLPLRRQAHDRQGEAIALHQLARAWHGLGEHPEAIALCEQALHIEGHHRSPDVTAGILDALGACLRDTGHRERALRCWREALDLYHQLGHHHADDLRDRLHALEATDPGLPRSH